One Synechococcus sp. MU1617 DNA window includes the following coding sequences:
- a CDS encoding c-type cytochrome, translating into MVQPSRIAAESASADANDSSDRGRGLIAALVVSAATACVVLVLWVLGSAQQDPYIKASLELQGAVDHGGQLFRINCAGCHGLAGQGLVGPQLQGVSNQLKDPVLVHQIISGETPPMPSFEMEPQSMADLLAYLHTLS; encoded by the coding sequence GTGGTCCAGCCGTCACGAATTGCGGCCGAATCGGCATCAGCTGATGCAAATGATTCGAGCGATCGGGGTCGCGGCCTGATCGCGGCCCTTGTGGTGTCGGCTGCCACAGCCTGCGTGGTGCTGGTGCTCTGGGTTCTGGGGAGCGCCCAGCAGGACCCCTACATCAAGGCCAGCCTTGAATTGCAAGGGGCCGTTGACCACGGCGGACAGCTGTTCCGGATCAATTGCGCTGGTTGTCATGGTCTTGCCGGCCAGGGATTGGTGGGCCCTCAACTTCAGGGCGTCAGCAACCAGCTCAAAGACCCCGTTCTGGTGCACCAGATCATCAGCGGCGAGACTCCCCCCATGCCGAGCTTTGAGATGGAACCACAATCCATGGCCGACCTGCTGGCCTACCTGCACACCCTCAGCTGA
- the crtL gene encoding lycopene beta cyclase, producing the protein MAEPVDVLVLGGGPAALCIASELNQRGVAVAGIAPDPVVNPWPNTYGIWADELKMVGLEHLLEHRWSDTVSYFGDGGSRAQDQSHTHGIDYGLFDRAALQRYWLERVDGVVWHQDTAERVELNGSTTSVSCGSGTTLQARLVIDASGSRTPHIRRPDQGPVAGQAAYGVVGRFSKPPIEPGRFVLMDYRCDHLSAEQRSEPPTFLYAMDLGDGVFFVEETSLALAPGVPYDVLKQRLQQRLDLRGVEITEVIHEEFCLFPMNLPLPDRSQPVLAFGGAASMVHPASGYMVGSLLRRGPDLAQAISVALANQNLGSAALAQRGWQALWPIELVMRHQLYQFGLGRLMGFNEALLRTHFSTFFSLPREEWFGFLTNTLPLPRLMAVMLRLFALSPWQLRQGLVLGAAQDQAPRF; encoded by the coding sequence TTGGCTGAGCCGGTGGATGTGCTGGTGCTGGGGGGTGGTCCTGCTGCCCTCTGCATCGCCTCGGAACTGAACCAACGGGGCGTGGCGGTTGCCGGCATTGCCCCCGACCCAGTCGTCAATCCCTGGCCGAACACCTACGGCATCTGGGCCGATGAATTGAAGATGGTTGGGCTCGAGCACTTGCTGGAGCACCGCTGGAGCGACACCGTCAGTTATTTCGGCGACGGCGGTTCAAGGGCTCAGGATCAGAGCCATACCCACGGGATCGACTACGGCCTGTTCGATCGGGCTGCCTTGCAGCGTTACTGGCTTGAGCGGGTCGATGGCGTGGTCTGGCATCAAGACACGGCCGAACGGGTGGAGCTGAATGGTTCAACCACCAGCGTCAGCTGTGGATCGGGAACCACATTGCAGGCGCGCTTGGTGATTGATGCCTCCGGTTCGCGCACGCCCCACATTCGTCGCCCGGATCAGGGGCCGGTGGCGGGCCAGGCGGCCTATGGCGTGGTCGGGCGTTTCTCCAAACCGCCCATTGAGCCGGGCCGGTTTGTGTTGATGGACTACCGCTGTGATCACCTCAGCGCGGAGCAGCGCAGCGAACCACCCACGTTCTTGTATGCGATGGATCTGGGTGATGGGGTGTTCTTCGTGGAAGAAACTTCGCTCGCTTTGGCGCCCGGTGTTCCCTACGACGTGCTTAAGCAACGGCTCCAACAGCGCCTGGATCTGCGCGGCGTGGAGATCACCGAGGTGATCCATGAGGAGTTCTGCCTCTTCCCGATGAATCTGCCGCTGCCGGATCGCAGCCAGCCGGTGCTGGCTTTTGGAGGTGCAGCGAGCATGGTGCATCCGGCCTCGGGCTACATGGTGGGATCGTTGTTGCGCCGCGGACCTGATCTGGCCCAGGCCATTTCCGTAGCTCTCGCCAATCAAAACCTTGGCTCAGCTGCTTTGGCGCAACGGGGTTGGCAGGCGCTCTGGCCGATCGAGTTGGTGATGCGCCATCAGCTCTATCAATTTGGCCTGGGCCGCTTGATGGGGTTCAACGAAGCGTTGTTGCGCACCCACTTCTCAACGTTCTTCTCCCTGCCGCGGGAGGAGTGGTTTGGCTTTCTCACCAACACGTTGCCGCTGCCACGCTTGATGGCGGTGATGCTGCGCTTGTTTGCCCTATCGCCTTGGCAGTTGCGGCAGGGGCTGGTGCTGGGGGCGGCGCAGGATCAAGCTCCACGTTTTTGA
- the petG gene encoding cytochrome b6-f complex subunit V yields the protein MIEPLLCGIVLGLIPVTLMGLFVAAWNQYRRGGSALGG from the coding sequence ATGATCGAACCTCTGCTCTGCGGCATCGTTCTGGGTCTGATCCCCGTCACGCTGATGGGTCTGTTCGTTGCGGCATGGAACCAGTACCGCCGTGGTGGCAGCGCTCTGGGGGGTTGA
- the gyrA gene encoding DNA gyrase subunit A, which yields MTDSLGPGGGGPGGSDDRIIQTDLRNEMSRSYMEYAMSVIVGRALPDARDGLKPVHRRILYAMYELGLTSDRPYRKCARVVGEVLGKYHPHGDTAVYDALVRMAQDFSMSMPLIDGHGNFGSVDNDPPAAMRYTESRLRALTTDSLLEDIEAETVDFADNFDGSQQEPTVLPARIPQLLLNGSAGIAVGMATNIPPHNLNELIDGLLALIANPEITDQELIQLIPGPDFPTGGQILGREGIRETYLGGRGSVTMRGVANIETLEVPGRPDRDAVIITELPYQTNKAALIERIAELVNDKKLEGISDIRDESDRDGMRIVVELRRDAYPQVVLNNLFKLTPLQSNFSAYMLALVNGEPILLTLRKMLEVFLDFRVETIERRTRYLLRKAEERDHILLGLLLALDQLDPIIALIRAAPDTATARQQLQERHGLSDVQADAILQMQLRRLTALEADKIRLEHEDLVTKIADYKDILGRRERVFGIIQDELGQLQERYPIPRRTEILDLGGGLSDIDLIANERSVVLLTETGYLKRMPVSEFEATSRGTRGKAGTRSQGEDAVKLFISCNDHDTLVLFSDRGVSYALPAYRVPQCSRTAKGTPVVQLLPIPREEAITTLIPVSEFSDDTDLLMLTRGGFIKRTRLSAFSSIRSNGLIAINLEEGDALTWVRLAVPGDSVLIGSKAGMTIHFRLSDEELRPLGRTARGVRSMNLRDGDALVSMDVLPVELADQVAASAEEEEDAATEGPWVLVASASGLGKRVPVTQFRLQKRAGMGLRAMKFRTDADQLVGLSVLGAGEELLLVSEKGVIVRTSADAIPQQSRAATGVRLQKLDKGDRLLKVVLVPPEADDDSADDTESNDTEAEAQDS from the coding sequence ATGACGGATTCTTTGGGGCCTGGAGGCGGCGGTCCCGGCGGTTCCGACGATCGGATCATTCAGACGGACTTACGCAACGAGATGTCGCGCTCCTATATGGAGTACGCGATGAGTGTGATCGTGGGTCGGGCCTTGCCCGATGCCCGCGATGGCCTCAAGCCGGTGCATCGCCGGATCCTTTACGCGATGTATGAGCTGGGCCTCACCAGCGACAGGCCCTACCGCAAATGCGCCCGTGTGGTGGGCGAAGTGCTCGGCAAATATCACCCCCACGGCGACACCGCCGTGTACGACGCCCTGGTGCGCATGGCCCAGGACTTCTCCATGTCGATGCCCCTGATTGATGGGCACGGCAATTTCGGCTCGGTGGACAACGATCCACCGGCGGCCATGCGATACACCGAATCACGGTTGCGGGCGCTGACCACCGACAGCCTCCTGGAAGACATCGAGGCGGAGACGGTTGATTTCGCCGATAACTTCGACGGCTCCCAGCAGGAGCCGACCGTGCTTCCGGCTCGGATCCCGCAGCTGCTGCTAAATGGTTCAGCGGGCATCGCCGTGGGGATGGCGACGAACATTCCGCCCCACAACCTCAATGAGCTGATTGATGGCTTACTCGCGTTGATCGCGAACCCTGAGATCACCGATCAGGAGTTAATCCAACTGATCCCTGGCCCGGATTTCCCCACCGGTGGTCAAATCCTGGGGCGTGAAGGCATCCGCGAGACCTACCTGGGCGGCCGCGGCTCGGTGACCATGCGCGGAGTGGCCAACATTGAAACGCTCGAGGTGCCGGGACGCCCCGATCGCGATGCCGTGATCATCACGGAGTTGCCGTATCAAACCAACAAAGCGGCGCTGATCGAGCGCATCGCAGAGCTGGTCAACGACAAAAAGCTCGAGGGCATCTCTGACATCCGCGACGAAAGCGACCGCGATGGCATGCGGATCGTGGTGGAACTGCGCCGTGACGCCTACCCGCAGGTGGTGCTGAACAACCTGTTCAAGCTCACCCCGCTGCAGAGCAACTTCAGCGCCTACATGTTGGCGCTGGTGAATGGCGAGCCAATCCTGCTCACCCTGCGCAAGATGCTCGAGGTGTTCCTCGACTTCCGGGTCGAGACGATCGAGCGCCGCACCCGCTACTTGCTGCGCAAGGCGGAAGAGCGCGACCACATCCTGCTGGGCCTGCTGCTGGCGCTTGATCAGCTGGATCCGATCATTGCCTTGATTCGGGCTGCTCCTGATACGGCTACGGCTCGGCAACAGCTGCAGGAGCGCCATGGCCTCTCCGACGTCCAGGCCGACGCCATCTTGCAGATGCAGCTGCGTCGTCTGACGGCTCTGGAGGCCGACAAGATCCGTCTTGAACACGAGGATCTGGTCACCAAGATCGCCGACTACAAGGACATCCTTGGCCGGCGTGAGCGGGTGTTCGGCATCATCCAGGACGAGCTCGGTCAGCTGCAGGAGCGCTACCCCATCCCTCGTCGCACGGAGATCCTTGACCTCGGCGGTGGGCTCTCCGACATTGATCTGATCGCCAATGAGCGTTCGGTGGTGCTGCTCACTGAGACCGGTTACCTCAAGCGGATGCCGGTGAGCGAATTCGAGGCCACCAGTCGCGGCACCCGCGGCAAGGCCGGAACCCGCAGCCAGGGTGAGGATGCGGTGAAGCTGTTCATCAGCTGCAACGACCACGACACCTTGGTGCTGTTCAGCGACCGCGGTGTGTCGTATGCGCTCCCCGCCTACCGCGTGCCCCAGTGCAGCCGCACGGCAAAGGGCACCCCGGTGGTGCAGCTGTTGCCGATTCCCCGGGAAGAGGCGATCACCACGTTGATTCCGGTGTCGGAGTTCAGCGACGACACCGATCTGCTGATGCTCACCCGAGGTGGCTTCATCAAACGCACCCGCCTTTCGGCCTTCAGCAGCATCCGCTCCAATGGTCTGATCGCCATCAACCTGGAGGAAGGCGATGCCCTCACCTGGGTGCGCCTGGCGGTGCCCGGCGACAGCGTCTTGATCGGCTCCAAAGCCGGGATGACCATCCACTTCCGCCTCAGTGATGAGGAGTTGCGGCCTCTGGGCCGTACGGCCCGCGGCGTGCGGTCGATGAACCTGCGCGATGGCGATGCCCTGGTGAGCATGGATGTGCTTCCGGTGGAACTCGCCGATCAGGTGGCCGCCAGCGCAGAGGAAGAAGAGGATGCCGCCACCGAGGGGCCCTGGGTGCTCGTGGCATCGGCTTCGGGTCTGGGCAAGCGGGTGCCGGTGACGCAATTCCGCTTGCAGAAGCGGGCCGGCATGGGCCTGCGGGCGATGAAGTTCCGCACTGACGCCGATCAGCTGGTGGGGCTGAGCGTGCTCGGTGCCGGTGAAGAGCTGCTGCTGGTGAGCGAGAAGGGGGTGATCGTGCGCACCAGCGCCGATGCCATTCCCCAGCAATCCCGTGCGGCCACAGGGGTGCGTCTGCAGAAGCTCGACAAGGGCGACCGGCTGCTGAAGGTGGTGTTGGTGCCGCCGGAAGCGGACGACGACTCCGCTGACGACACCGAGTCCAACGACACTGAAGCTGAAGCGCAGGACAGCTGA
- the trxA gene encoding thioredoxin, with product MSSAAAVTDASFEQDVLQSDVPVLVDFWAPWCGPCRMVAPIVEEIAKEFEGQIKVFKLNTDENPNVASQYGIRSIPTLMVFKGGQKVDTVVGAVPKATLSGTISKYL from the coding sequence ATGTCCAGCGCTGCTGCTGTCACCGACGCATCCTTCGAGCAGGACGTGCTCCAAAGCGACGTGCCCGTTCTCGTGGACTTCTGGGCACCCTGGTGTGGACCTTGCCGCATGGTGGCTCCGATCGTTGAGGAAATCGCCAAGGAATTCGAGGGTCAGATCAAGGTGTTCAAGCTCAACACCGACGAGAATCCCAACGTTGCCAGCCAGTACGGCATCCGCAGCATCCCGACCCTGATGGTGTTCAAGGGCGGGCAGAAGGTGGACACAGTTGTGGGCGCTGTTCCCAAGGCAACCCTCTCAGGCACCATCTCCAAGTACCTCTGA
- a CDS encoding GuaB3 family IMP dehydrogenase-related protein — translation MDIQLGRSKTVRRAYGIDEIALVPGGRTVDPEVTDTRWTLGGIEREIPIIASAMDGVVDVGMAVRLSQLGALGVLNLEGVQTRYEDPNQVLDRIAAVGKDEFVPLMQEIYSQPVQEALVRKRIQDIKAQGGIAAVSGTPVAAMRFGKAIAEAGADLFFVQATVVSTDHTGPEGQETLDLEALCRDMGVPVVIGNCVTYDVALQLMRAGAAGVMVGIGPGAACTSRGVLGVGIPQATAVADCAAARADYEKESGRYVPIVADGGIVTGGDICKCIACGADAVMIGSPIARAEEAPGRGFHWGMATPSPVLPRGTRINVGNTGSIERILRGPAKLDDGTHNLLGCLKTSMGTLGAQTIKQMQQVEVVVAPSLLTEGKVYQKAQHLGMGK, via the coding sequence GTGGACATTCAGCTCGGACGCTCCAAGACCGTTCGCCGGGCCTACGGAATCGATGAAATCGCTCTGGTGCCTGGGGGTCGCACGGTGGACCCCGAGGTCACCGATACCCGTTGGACCCTGGGGGGAATCGAGCGCGAGATTCCCATTATCGCCAGCGCCATGGACGGCGTGGTGGACGTGGGCATGGCCGTTCGCCTGTCCCAACTGGGCGCCCTCGGCGTGCTCAACCTTGAGGGTGTTCAGACCCGCTACGAAGACCCCAACCAGGTTCTGGATCGCATCGCCGCCGTTGGCAAGGACGAATTCGTCCCGTTGATGCAGGAGATCTACAGCCAGCCGGTTCAAGAGGCCCTGGTCCGCAAACGCATTCAAGACATCAAGGCCCAGGGAGGCATCGCTGCCGTCAGCGGCACACCAGTGGCCGCCATGCGTTTCGGCAAGGCCATTGCCGAAGCCGGAGCCGATCTCTTCTTCGTGCAGGCCACCGTGGTCTCAACGGACCACACCGGACCTGAAGGCCAAGAAACCCTGGATCTGGAAGCCCTTTGCCGCGACATGGGCGTTCCCGTGGTGATCGGCAACTGCGTCACCTATGACGTGGCCTTGCAGCTGATGCGCGCAGGCGCAGCCGGTGTGATGGTGGGCATTGGCCCCGGTGCCGCCTGCACCTCCCGCGGCGTTCTCGGCGTGGGCATTCCCCAGGCCACGGCGGTTGCCGACTGCGCCGCCGCCCGGGCTGATTACGAAAAGGAAAGCGGTCGCTATGTGCCGATCGTTGCCGACGGTGGCATCGTCACCGGCGGTGACATCTGCAAATGCATCGCCTGCGGCGCCGACGCCGTGATGATCGGCTCGCCCATCGCCCGTGCTGAGGAGGCTCCCGGCCGGGGCTTCCACTGGGGCATGGCCACCCCAAGCCCGGTGCTACCCCGCGGCACCCGCATCAATGTGGGCAACACCGGCAGCATCGAACGTATCCTCCGCGGCCCGGCCAAGTTGGACGACGGCACCCACAACCTGTTGGGCTGCCTGAAGACATCCATGGGCACCCTGGGAGCCCAAACCATCAAGCAGATGCAGCAGGTGGAGGTGGTCGTGGCACCCTCCCTGCTGACGGAGGGCAAGGTCTACCAAAAGGCCCAGCACCTCGGGATGGGCAAGTAG
- a CDS encoding CAAD domain-containing protein, whose protein sequence is MGPVDEPRPEAEIPGSDPTPTPEPTPAPTPEPEPTPAPTPTPAPTPAPTPAPTPDPVIASTVSIPAQESTDQDGDPLDGGEWELLVGKVKDWLEQNDLAELWTKAQLPLRVVGGLIVFSLVATVYSGVLSTINSIPLVPGLLELAGVIWLVNFALRNLIRNSDRDNFINGARSTWSRVTGRSS, encoded by the coding sequence ATGGGTCCTGTCGACGAGCCGCGCCCTGAAGCCGAAATCCCAGGCAGCGACCCCACGCCAACCCCGGAACCCACTCCTGCACCGACGCCGGAGCCTGAACCGACTCCGGCACCCACACCCACTCCTGCCCCAACACCCGCGCCCACTCCAGCGCCCACACCCGACCCGGTGATCGCCTCCACCGTGTCGATCCCTGCTCAGGAGAGCACCGATCAGGACGGCGATCCATTGGACGGTGGCGAATGGGAGCTGCTGGTGGGCAAGGTGAAGGACTGGCTCGAGCAGAACGATCTGGCTGAGCTCTGGACCAAGGCCCAGCTGCCCCTGCGGGTGGTTGGCGGCCTGATCGTCTTCAGCCTGGTGGCGACGGTTTATTCCGGTGTGCTCAGCACCATTAACAGCATCCCTCTGGTGCCAGGCCTGCTGGAGCTGGCCGGCGTGATCTGGTTGGTGAACTTCGCCCTGCGCAACCTGATTCGCAACAGCGACCGGGACAACTTCATCAACGGCGCCCGCTCAACCTGGAGCCGTGTGACAGGCCGATCAAGCTGA
- the hisH gene encoding imidazole glycerol phosphate synthase subunit HisH, producing the protein MSLNLGLIDYGMGNLHSVEKCLERLDQGCSLIQHADDLDGIDALILPGVGAFDPAMANLRATGLVPHLLRWGQEDRPLLGICLGLQLLFEQSDEGNDPGLGLLAGRVERLPNNSGERIPHMGWAPLKHHGNCPLLSSEALSEWVYFVHSYAAVPTDPKNLKASAPFGDQEVTAVVWRGRVGACQFHPEKSSDAGEQMLKRWLIWLRNGAAPFP; encoded by the coding sequence TTGAGTCTGAACCTCGGGTTAATCGATTACGGCATGGGCAATCTCCACTCCGTGGAGAAATGCCTTGAGCGGCTTGATCAAGGCTGCTCACTGATCCAGCACGCCGATGATCTGGACGGAATTGATGCGCTGATCCTGCCGGGGGTCGGCGCCTTTGATCCGGCCATGGCCAACCTCAGGGCCACGGGGCTCGTGCCCCATCTGCTGCGCTGGGGGCAAGAGGACCGCCCCTTGCTTGGCATTTGCCTTGGCCTGCAGCTGTTGTTTGAACAGAGCGACGAAGGCAACGATCCAGGCCTGGGGCTTCTGGCCGGACGGGTGGAACGCCTTCCCAACAACAGCGGCGAGCGCATCCCCCACATGGGCTGGGCCCCGTTGAAGCATCACGGCAACTGCCCGCTGCTCAGCAGCGAAGCCCTGTCGGAATGGGTGTATTTCGTGCACAGCTATGCCGCCGTTCCCACCGACCCGAAAAACCTCAAGGCCTCGGCCCCCTTCGGCGATCAGGAGGTCACCGCTGTTGTCTGGCGGGGTCGAGTCGGCGCCTGCCAGTTCCATCCGGAGAAGTCGTCCGATGCCGGGGAACAGATGCTCAAGCGCTGGTTGATCTGGCTGCGCAACGGGGCTGCGCCCTTCCCATGA